In one window of Tripterygium wilfordii isolate XIE 37 chromosome 1, ASM1340144v1, whole genome shotgun sequence DNA:
- the LOC119996164 gene encoding uncharacterized protein LOC119996164 — translation MVRTRGASVVRVTRGEPVRWSPRKINNRDISTNENEGAGEQIVQDETNQRVTRRERVRWSPRRINNRDVSTNENERAGDPVVQDETNQRDAIQVQDETLFPQTQPESLTPSSAASTSNDAIKKIVRGKYKCLNLDLKTKGGKLEIVMPDDIQRAVGKNSRDVVNFCGYIVRSMAPLFVEKEGKMMDAKWEDIVGTIGELMWTQVKEKFMVAEGKQYKFQAFVIDTMRRLYRIWKHRLHEMYKRFETDEERLENVPSDVKSEDWKLLIEYFSSEKFQKISQRNAANRAKLVTKHTCGTRSFTEVEESMRDPISGKKPPPDEIWLKQHTKKSKEGELQWSDPISKEVHEKLHDLVVQQEETPPESQLTNDEMLLQVLGQKSGYFRGKGAGTRPPTKRTRYLENMQEEVQRAVDSARESMIESLRADVSNELKAEIRKTVEMELKNDLTEQIQRQFNAMFQARMAAFLGSSSQSDTSVPTRPANRG, via the exons ATGGTACGTACTCGAGGAGCAAGTGTCGTACGAGTTACACGAGGTGAACCTGTAAGATGGTCTCCGAGGAAAATTAATAATAGAGACATATccacaaatgaaaatgaaggagCTGGAGAACAAATAGTGCAAGATGAGACAAATCAAAGAGTTACTCGACGTGAACGTGTAAGATGGTCTCCAAGGAGAATTAATAATAGAGATGTATccacaaatgaaaatgaaagagcTGGAGATCCAGTAGTGCAAGATGAGACAAATCAAAGAGATGCAATTCAAGTGCAAGATGAGACACTATTTCCCCAAACACAACCTGAGTCATTGACTCCTAGTAGTGCTG CTTCCACCTCTAATGATGCCATCAAAAAGATTGTACGAGGCAAATATAAATGTTTGAATTTAGATTTGAAAACCAAAGGTGGAAAATTAGAAATTGTTATGCCTGATGACATTCAAAGAGCTGTCGGAAAAAATTCAAGAGATGTTGTCAATTTTTGTGGTTATATTGTTAGAAGCATGGCACCTTTGTTTGTGGAGAAAGAGGGAAAAATGATGGATGCCAAGTGGGAGGACATTGTAGGCACCATAGGGGAACTTATGTGGACCCAAGTGAAG GAGAAGTTTATGGTGGCTGAAGGCAAGCAATACAAATTTCAAGCATTTGTTATAGACACCATGCGACGCTTGTATAGAATTTGGAAGCATAGATTACATGAGATGTATAAAAGGTTTGAAACAGATGAAGAAAGGCTGGAAAATGTTCCTAGTGATGTAAAGAGTGAAGATTGGAAGCTTTTGATCGAGTACTTCAGCTCAGAGAAGTTTCAG AAAATTAGCCAAAGAAATGCAGCAAATAGAGCTAAGCTTGTGACTAAACATACTTGTGGTACAAGATCATTCACCGAAGTTGAGGAGTCAATG AGAGATCCAATCTCTGGAAAAAAGCCACCACCAGATGAGATTTGGCTTAAACAACAtacaaagaaaagtaaagaaggGGAATTACAGTGGTCTGATCCGATCTCCAAAGAAGTCCAT GAAAAACTTCACGATCTTGTCGTTCAACAAGAAGAAACTCCTCCTGAATCTCAACTTACAAATGACGAGATGTTGCTGCAAGTTCTTGGTCAAAAGTCCGGTTATTTTCGAGGTAAAGGTGCTGGAACAAGACCACcaacaaaaagaacaagatATCTCGAAAACATGCAAGAAGAAGTACAACGGGCTGTTGACTCGGCTAGGGAATCCATGATTGAAAGTTTACGGGCTGATGTCAGTAACGAACTCAAAGCTGAAATCAGAAAAACTGTGGAAATGGAGCTGAAGAATGATCTTACGGAGCAAATTCAAAGGCAATTTAATGCTATGTTCCAAGCACGAATGGCTGCCTTTTTAGGCTCTTCATCACAATCAGATACTTCAGTGCCAACAAGACCTGCAAACCGTG GTTAA